CAAACGCGCTGGCAGCTCTCGGCCGGCTTGTGGCGCGGCGATCGCGACATCGTCGATTGTTCGCTGACGCCGATTCTGCGGCTCGGACTGGCACGGCCGGTGACCGGCGCCGTGTTTCCGTATCTTGAGGGCGCGGTCGGCTTTCACTACATCAGTGACATCGCTATGCGCAATCGCGTCTTCTCGACGAACTTCCAATTCGGCGATCATCTCGGCGTCGGTTGTCAATTCGGCAAGCAGCGGGCAGTCGATCTCTGCTACCAGTTCCAGCATTTGTCGAACGCCAGCATCAAGCGCCCGAATGCCGGGATCAACTTTCACATTGTCAGAATTGGAGTGAGATTCTAAGCGGCAGGGAAGCGGTCAATCGTTGATTTTGCGTTCCTCGAAGACCATCTCGACCTTGTCTTCCGACGCGGCGGCCGGCGGCGCCAAGGGAGGGGTCGGCTCATCCCAGGGCACGATCAGCAGTGACAACACCATGCGCTCGCGCGAGGTGAGCGACTGAAACTCCAGTCCCAGCTCAAACTCGTCCGGGGTATTGCTCTCTTCGCACCACATGATCTGCGCCAGGAAGCTGATATCAGGAATTCCGAAGATTGGCTCCGGCAGAACCAGCTTGCACTGGACAAGCTTTCCCACTTTGACCGGAAAGGTCGCCTTGAGCCGGCAACCTGTGGCCGTCATGTCGCTGACCAAACCGAGTGGATGGTCAATAAGCTCGTCGTAGATGAGCAACTCGCCTTCGGCCTTGCGGCGCGGTATGGCGCGACGTTCGTGCATCGTCTGTAATCCCTGTTATCAGCGTAGCCTTGAACGTAGTGGATTCTAAATCATAGATCGACACCGGGCGGGGGTGGCTTTAGCCTCTTCCAACACCCCATCCTTCCTTGACAAAGCTCGAGAACATGCGTATAACTCACCGGCTCTTGACTCTATGTTGAAAAGCAAACTCGTCCGCCACATCCTGCAAGCCCTCTTCATCATTATTCTGATCTATTTCATGGCGCCGGTCTTCACCGACTCCTTCCGCCGGTTCAACCCCGCCGAATGGAAAATCAACTACTGGTGGCTGGCAGCTTCACTCTTGCTCATGCAGGTGGTTCTGTTCGCGCAGTCGGCGATCTGGTCAACGCTGATGACCTTCTTCGGCAAGCAGATTAGCTATCGCAAAGCCTTTAAAATTGCCTATCTCGCACAATTGGGGCGATACTTGCCAGGACGAATCTGGCAGCTCTTCGGGATGATCTACCTGGCCGCGAAAGAGGGCATTACCAAGGAGGAGGCAACCGTCTCCTTCATCCTCAGTCAGCTCTTCGCCACGCCGCCGGGACTGCTGATCGTCGTGGTCTACCTCTTCATGCTGGAGACGTCGCAGAAATACCAGGACTACGTTGCCTGGGCGTGGATCGGCGGCATCGCAATGGTCGCTTTCCTGGTCGTCTTCCTCCAGCCGCGCTGGTTTCGTGCCTGCATCAACTTCGCCGTGCGCCTGTTGCGGCAGACACCGGTGGAGTTTCGGCTCGAAAAAAAGATGGGATTGGCGGTGCTGTTCTTTTATTTTGTCACCTGGAATTTGTACGGCGTCAGCTTCTATCTCTTTCTGCTGTCGATCCTTCCGGGGTATTCGTTCAGCGTGATCGAGATCATCGGCGCCTGGACTCTGGCGTACCTGGTCGGCTACTGGGCAATCGTCCTGCCGGCCGGAATTGGCGCGCGGGAAGCGGCGCTGATTATCATGCTGGCCCCGATCATCGGCGCCGAGCGCGCCGGTATCGCCGTCATCGGCGCCCGGCTGTGGTCGATGTTCGGTGAAGTGGTCTGTACGTTGCTGGCGTGGCGCGTCAAATAAAACCTGCCGGCGGTCTCCGGACCAAGCGGCGCGCAAAGGAATGAATGGTTAAACGCAAAACTTCCGGGGAGCGCACCGAGACGCGCAGCGACTTCGTCCGCGGTCTCGAAGACAACCCCCATTTCCACTGGTACTACGCCGGCGCCACTCTGCTCTTCACGATCATCCTGTTTGCCAAATTCATCTTCTCGTCCGGCTCGACCATTCTGTTCAGTTCCGATACGATCCAGACCGGATTCTTCTGGCGCGATTTCATCACGAACAGCCTTCGCGGTCAGTTGCTGCCGCTCCATCCGGCCCTCTGGAATATGGGCATCTTTTGCGGCCTCCCGACCGTCGATGCCTTCCATGGCGATATTTTCTACCTCCCGACGTTCTTCCTGAAGGCGATCATGCCGGTCCACAAGGCGTTCGGCTTCGGTATGATCCTGCACGTCTATTTGTCGGGGCTCTTCGCCTACAAGTGTGCGCGCGGCTTCGGCCTATCCAAGCTGGCCGCTGCCTTCGCCGGTGTCTCCTATATGTTCTCCGGCTACCTCGTGTCGCTGGTCGCGCCGGGGCACGACGGCAAGATGTACGTCACCGCGCTCTTCCCGCTGGCATTTGACCAGCTTCACCGCGGATTCGACACCCGCCGCCTCTGGCATTTCCTCTGGCTCGGCATCGTGATCGCGCTGATCATCCTGACTCCGCACCCGCAGATGGCATATTTCAGCCTCTGGGGCCTCGGCTTCTACGCCCTCTACCGCGTCATCTGGATGCTGATCGACAAGCAGGGCGTGGTCAAAACCGGAATCGCCGGCTGTCTGTTCGTCCTGGCCGTCGTGATCGGGCTCTGCGGTTCGGCGATTCAAATGTTGCCCAGCTACAAGTACATCAACGAATTCTCCCCGCGCGCGGGGGAGGGCGCCGAAGGGCGCAGTGGCTATGACTGGGCAATCTCCTGGTCGATGCACCTCGAAGAGGCCGCCGGCCAGATCGTCCCGCTCTTCCAGGGAGTGGACGACGGCAAATCTCCCGCCGCCTATTGGGGCCGGAATCCATTTAAGGATAACACTGAGTACGCCGGCTATCTCTCGGTGTTCCTCGGCGTCCTCGGCATCGTCCTCTGGCGCGACCGGCGCACGTGGTTCCTCCTCGGCCTGGGCGCGTTCGCTTTGATCTATGCTCTCGGCGACACCACGCCGCTTTTCCGCGTCTTCTACGAGTTGATTCCCAACGTCAAGAAAATGCGCGCGCCGTCGATGATCATGTTCCTCTTCTCCTTCGCGTTCGTGATGCTCGCCGCTTACGGCATCGATGCGTTCCAACGTCTGCGTGCCGACAAGAAGAGCCGCACCACCGACCGCCTCAATCAATGGTTGTTGATCGTCGCCGGACTGCTGACTGCCAAAGCTCTGCTCTTTACGATTGCCGGCGAATCGATGATGTCGCTGTACACTTCCATCTTCTATTCCGGCATCACGGATGACAATCGCAGTGCCTTGCTCGCCGGTCTGGGCGCGATCAAATTCAGCCTCTGGGTGATTGCGATCCTCACCTGGCTGGCAGTTTATCTCATCCGCGGCTACACGCGCGGTCAACTTGGTCGAATCGCGTTGGTCGGGCTCATCTTCCTCTCGTTGATTGACCTCTGGCGCGTCGACTTTCGCTTTGTCTCAACCGCCGACTATAACGCTTACTTCCGCGACTACCCGGTGCTGCAGTCTCTGCGTGCCGACCGCGGTCCCTATCGCGTCTTCGATCTGACCCAGCGCTCCTTCAGCGCCAAGAACTATCTTGCGATGAAAGGCATCGAGCAGCTGACCGGCTACCACGGCGCGCAATTGAAGACCTTTGACGAGTTCATCGGCGGCTTGACCTACACCAATCTCCTGACCAGCGACGGACTGCGTCTCCGGCCACTGCAGATGACCAACACCAAGTATGTCATCCTCGACCGCGGCGTTGCGCTCCCGCCGACCGGTGGCGTCGCCAAAGTCTACGATCAGGAAGTTGTGGTCTATCAATTGCCCGACGTGCTTCCGCGCGCCAGCATCTACCATAGCTACCGCCTCGGCTCGCAGGACCAAAGCGATCTGCAGACGCTGTTTGCCGATGACTTCTCTTTCCGCGACGAGTTGATCCTCTACGAAGAACCTGAGATCAAGCCGGCCTTGTCTCCGCTCAGCCCAGCCGAGACGGTTGAAATCCTCGAACACGCACAGGAGCGCCAGCGCTACCGCGCGACGCTGAATTCACCGGGACTGCTGTTCATCTCCGAAAACCACTTCCCGGCCTGGAAAGCGAAAGTTGATGGCGTCGAGAAAAAAGTGCTCCTGGCCAATCATACGTTCCGGGCCGTCGCGCTCGACGCTGGTACCCACGATGTGGAGATTTATTACGACTGGCCGCGCTATGAACACGGCAAGTGGATCACGATTCTGACCACGCTGCTGTCCTTGGGCGGATTGGCCGCCTGCTACTTTGTCGAACGCCAACAACGAGGACCGACCGCTTGACCGAAAAGGCCCTGGTACTGCTGCCGACCTACAACGAGAAGGACAACGTCGAAAAGATCACCGGGCAGATCGTCGCCGTCGATCCCCGCATTGAAGTCCTGATCATCGATGACAACTCGCCCGACGGCACCGGTCAGATCGCCGACCGCCTCGCGGCCGCCAATCCGCGCGTCAAGGTGCTCCACCGTCCCGGCAAACAAGGACTCGGACGTGCTTACATCGCCGGCTTCCATTACGGCATCGAGCACAAGTATGACTACAT
The sequence above is drawn from the Candidatus Zixiibacteriota bacterium genome and encodes:
- a CDS encoding acyloxyacyl hydrolase; protein product: MSIWFRRLRLSVTTLVAVALVQFLPGAATLHGAGLPFALATVEAGYGAGVDNTWLARAGLQWQWSQLSSRSECLDFQTRWQLSAGLWRGDRDIVDCSLTPILRLGLARPVTGAVFPYLEGAVGFHYISDIAMRNRVFSTNFQFGDHLGVGCQFGKQRAVDLCYQFQHLSNASIKRPNAGINFHIVRIGVRF
- a CDS encoding PilZ domain-containing protein — protein: MHERRAIPRRKAEGELLIYDELIDHPLGLVSDMTATGCRLKATFPVKVGKLVQCKLVLPEPIFGIPDISFLAQIMWCEESNTPDEFELGLEFQSLTSRERMVLSLLIVPWDEPTPPLAPPAAASEDKVEMVFEERKIND
- a CDS encoding flippase-like domain-containing protein gives rise to the protein MLKSKLVRHILQALFIIILIYFMAPVFTDSFRRFNPAEWKINYWWLAASLLLMQVVLFAQSAIWSTLMTFFGKQISYRKAFKIAYLAQLGRYLPGRIWQLFGMIYLAAKEGITKEEATVSFILSQLFATPPGLLIVVVYLFMLETSQKYQDYVAWAWIGGIAMVAFLVVFLQPRWFRACINFAVRLLRQTPVEFRLEKKMGLAVLFFYFVTWNLYGVSFYLFLLSILPGYSFSVIEIIGAWTLAYLVGYWAIVLPAGIGAREAALIIMLAPIIGAERAGIAVIGARLWSMFGEVVCTLLAWRVK